One Helianthus annuus cultivar XRQ/B chromosome 7, HanXRQr2.0-SUNRISE, whole genome shotgun sequence genomic region harbors:
- the LOC110867158 gene encoding uncharacterized protein LOC110867158, with translation MDSTICSRCGAFPEDADHLLVGCTTAKNVWQHIWVWLKISIWAQSSTVREVLEGVQDQIRCKNWKKMVMVVTFATFWSIWRCRNEGIFNGNYIPTHKAAEMVKEETFIWMRNRYGPKVHIDFKILQEHYTDKITPPGQR, from the coding sequence ATGGATAGTACTATTTGCAGCAGATGTGGTGCCTTTCCGGAGGATGCGGATCATCTGCTAGTCGGGTGTACGACTGCAAAGAACGTTTGGCAGCATATATGGGTGTGGTTGAAGATCAGCATTTGGGCGCAGTCGTCCACCGTCAGAGAAGTGCTTGAGGGTGTGCAAGACCAAATAAGGTGCAAGAACTGGAAGAAAATGGTCATGGTAGTGACGTTTGCCACTTTTTGGAGCATTTGGAGGTGCAGAAACGAAGGTATTTTCAATGGAAATTATATCCCCACTCATAAAGCGGCGGAGATGGTGAAAGAGGAAACATTCATCTGGATGAGAAACAGGTATGGGCCCAAAGTCCATATCGATTTTAAAATTCTTCAAGAACATTATACCGATAAGATCACACCCCCGGGTCAACGTTGA
- the LOC110867471 gene encoding uncharacterized protein LOC110867471, which yields MAHTLDYDMQEVAIPTVQEYVAYFRSKTTPEALMKKGLVRICSEVDSFLTGELRQKINECKRRRMDRREFTKEVKKMTRAMDVIKWGLTDTPLPLSFERRVYRRRLDSPPEFTRQVRSSSTIHREGLVWRRRRGQQQQQPPVAAVTGPDQTSSPSSDCAPLG from the exons ATGGCCCACACCCTCGATTACGATATGCAGGAAGTCGCTATACCCACAGTCCAAGAATACGTTGCGTATTTCAGGTCGAAGACAACACCAGAAGCGCTGATGAAGAAAGGCCTGGTCAGGATTTGTAGTGAGGTTGACTCTTTCCTCACCGGAGAACTTCGCCAGAAGATAAACGAATGCAAGCGGAGGAGGATGGATCGCAGAGAATTTACCAAGGAAGTGAAGAAGATGACGAGGGCCATGGACGTGATAAAGTGGGGTTTGACTGACACCCCCTTGCCGCTCAGTTTTGAACGGCGGGTTTACCGTCGGAGGCTGGATAGCCCGCCTGAGTTCACTCGGCAGGTTAGGAGCAGCAGCACTATCCATCGCGAAGGCCTTGTTTGGAGGCGGCGAAGaggacaacaacaacaacaaccg CCCGTTGCTGCAGTGACTGGACCGGACCAGACGAGTTCGCCGTCGTCAGATTGTGCGCCATTGGGTTAG
- the LOC110867156 gene encoding putative F-box protein At1g32420: protein MSDNIPIEIQVEIIKRVPAKSLIRFRSVSKQWMSLIDSPEFITYHRVNQTQQPHHLLVMHCEEDMKFKYVSIVDDDDHKFSPTVTTPTVKLVRHPTLLGCSDGLVCLFNYWKRLIVLWNPSIRKSFGIALPDGVDALGFGVCRQTSDPKIVKITHTIRYEAQVFTLTTPGAGAWGSSSISMNLPLPESMRFSSANAAVVTDDGVIHWLAFSLTPPKTYRIISFDLTWEEFGQVDLPDALARSRYLNIYKLKESVVVLDYKSCRGCDVWMMSSFTKLFTLRDVEVDSIIGFRKNGQPMHHRPVVAGEGGGELQVYDPASDSMNGLGIYGASFKMAAYTESLLLLHHSDSIIEWSLSRV, encoded by the coding sequence ATGTCCGACAACATCCCAATAGAAATCCAAGTGGAAATTATTAAAAGGGTTCCAGCGAAATCATTGATCAGGTTCAGATCCGTTTCGAAACAATGGATGTCTCTGATCGATAGCCCTGAGTTTATCACCTATCACAGAGTCAACCAGACTCAGCAGCCGCATCATCTGCTCGTAATGCACTGCGAAGAAGATATGAAGTTCAAATATGTCTCGATTGTTGATGATGACGACCACAAGTTTTCTCCTACTGTTACTACTCCGACTGTTAAGCTAGTTAGGCATCCAACATTGCTCGGCTGCTCTGACGGATTGGTGTGTTTGTTCAATTATTGGAAGAGGTTGATTGTTCTTTGGAATCCATCTATTAGGAAATCTTTTGGTATAGCGTTGCCCGATGGAGTAGATGCTTTAGGTTTTGGGGTTTGTCGTCAAACTTCTGACCCTAAGATTGTCAAAATCACACACACCATCCGTTACGAGGCTCAAGTTTTTACGTTAACAACGCCTGGGGCTGGGGCTTGGGGAAGCAGCAGCATATCGATGAATCTGCCTCTGCCTGAATCAATGCGATTTTCGTCGGCTAATGCGGCGGTGGTTACAGATGATGGGGTTATTCATTGGCTTGCTTTTAGTTTGACTCCTCCAAAGACTTATCGGATCATTTCATTTGATTTGACATGGGAAGAGTTTGGACAAGTAGATCTTCCGGATGCTTTAGCACGCAGTCGATATCTCAACATATATAAGCTCAAGGAGTCTGTTGTTGTGCTCGACTACAAAAGCTGTAGAGGCTGTGACGTATGGATGATGTCCTCTTTTACAAAACTATTCACTCTTAGGGATGTTGAGGTCGATAGTATAATTGGATTTAGGAAGAATGGCCAACCTATGCATCATCGACCTGTTGTTGCTGGTGAAGGTGGTGGTGAACTTCAAGTTTATGACCCCGCCTCGGATAGCATGAATGGTCTTGGGATTTATGGTGCCTCCTTCAAGATGGCCGCCTACACAGAATCCCTACTTCTGCTTCATCACTCTGATTCTATCATTGAATGGTCTTTGAGCCGCGTTTAA
- the LOC118480308 gene encoding sulfated surface glycoprotein 185-like, with product MSQPLPTSSLCQNRPASLHPPPTPAPPPPPPPTPPHPPPTPAPPPHQIFPSSPHLVETLIRPNQPHPLASPPFSLCSVTRAGCRLPFFSGEPPTHSTSFLLSTKPPYPPRHLQPPSSFGSDDKNEVEVRSEMALVVAMVVVVLVGFR from the coding sequence ATGTCCCAACCTCTTCCAACTTCTTCTCTATGCCAAAACAGACCTGCATCACTTCATCCGCCGCccacccctgctccgccaccacctccacccccGACACCACCTCATCCGCCGCccacccctgctccgccaccacaCCAGATCTTTCCCTCTTCTCCTCATCTTGTGGAAACCTTAATCAGACCTAACCAGCCGCACCCCCTTGCTTCTCCTCCTTTCTCTCTCTGTTCGGTGACCAGAGCCGGTTGCCGGCTCCCCTTCTTCTCCGGCGAGCCCCCCACCCACTCCACCTCCTTTCTTCTCTCGACGAAACCCCCATACCCCCCACGTCACCTGCAACCCCCCTCTTCGTTTGGCAGCGACGACAAGAACGAGGTGGAAGTGAGAAGTGAGATGGCGCTGGTGGttgcgatggtggtggtggtgttggtgggtTTCCGGTGA